The genomic region GAATAATCCAGCAAGCCTGGTGTTTAGTACATTCACCAATGTTTCTTCAaatgcaaaattaaataaaaaaaggagACATAAACCATTAGGCATTTCAAATGCTACTTTGCATGAAATGCCAAAAGGATAATGACTTCCTCATATATTCAATAGTGCATCAAAATTACCAAATAGTGACTTTGACTTGGCTTGAAAGGTACCCCACCTGTGAATATCCTCCAGctatgaaaaaagagaaaaagataatACAAACACGACAAACCAACCAAAGCAACTTAAAAGGTTTAGCACCTCCTCTACCTCCAGAACCTTGAACACCATACATGCTCCTTGCATCACCATATCCAGGCTATTTCGTAGAAGATGaaggaagaaaaatatattagaaTGGGCTCTTCAAAAGATTAACAagaaattttggttgataaataGATAAAGAAAAGAGTCACGCAGAGCATACTTGTGAAGATCGGCCTTTCTGCTCTGTTGGAAGATTTGGGTTTGTGAAGTCCCTGCGGAACATTATTAAAAATCACAGAAACAATGAATACGAAATGTAAATAAAAGATATTGAAGTAGGAAAATTAAATGTTAAAAAAGAAAGAACCAACAAAATCTCCTTGATCGATCATTGTTGTAGTTCACTTGTAATTCATCAAGGCTGCAATTAACAATGAATTTAACATCCAAAAGTAGTAAGTTTTAGAACCCAGAAACCAATTAATGATGAAATTGCTTCAGATAAATTTAACCTACTTCGAGAACTGAATGTCCAGTTGACAGCAACCATCATATATGTTGCGTCCCTAGAATTTTTCAGAAATATAACCACAATATTAGCAAGGCAATATCAGAATTAACAAGCTGATTAGTGCCTAGCTCCTAGTAAATTGTAAACAACCTGAAGTGTACTTCTAGTGGTAACAGCACTTTGACGTGATTGATACTGGATGAGAGCCTGAAAGCCTACACAGTTTTGTAAATACATGATGAAATTTACAGTAGAATACACAAAAaagctaaaaataaaataaatttgcagAAGCATAaaaaatttgctaatattaatgaACAATCTTCCATCATTTTCCAATGACCTACAAAAAAGAACAACCAAAGTATTCATCTATTCCAAAGTACCATTCCCTCATCCACCGAGTTAAAGCCCAAGGCAAAAGAAAAGAGTGGAAAAGTGAATAggtaaaagaaataaagagaggGAGAATCCAAGAGAATCTAACCAGCAGACTTCTGAAACGTTACAATCTTTTCAACATAGCAATAAAATCACAACGACAATAAAATCACAACGATAATAGCAACTTAACCACCAAGATTTAATTGGTGAAGGCTGCAAAAGTAAGGAGACAGGGAAACACCAAGATTTTATCAAGTGTTGATGCAGCGTCTTGCGCGGCGGCGGTGGCGTCTTGCGCGGCGGTGGGCGCAAGTTGCGATAGCGAGGGGAAGAGGAAGTTATTGAGATTTGGAGtaggagaagagggagagagagagacagggattgaaaatCCTAGCAGAAATTGATAAAGAGAGCAAAACCCTAGCAGACTTCTTTTTTTTAAATGCCTTTGAATCTGAAAATGAAAGAGAAAGGGGACAAAGTTAAAAACCAATAATTTGAGGGGTCAAAATCTAATtagtaaatttttcaaaaaaaaaacgaggtatattttgtaattatttttatgatggTTAATGATAAACCTACAAAAATGTAGGAGCAAGGAATCCATGGCCTATTAATTGAGGTTTAcgaagtgtaacaccctaatattcaaatccttatgctcgagtcataagtcaatgatattacggtggtacgactctcaggtggatttttaatatataaatataggtaattttcgaaaggagtattaatcgagaagcctgaaaagaatagaaataaaatcgcgaagacgtatcactcacgtttcgacaacgaaAAGTTAAACTGCTAAGCCGAACGCAATATATGGACAAGgcataaaggagattaagagatagataacagatagatatttatagcataagtaaatagccactagtcgcgacccgcgaagtttaggccggctagggtacagtatgaaagtagatgacaacaatatatcctaatctctcccaaaggaaacataagagcctctataggcaagttccaaaagagttcaatatataatataatcttttcaaaacaaaggtgttgagattctaagcaaaacacaaagtagagaaaataaatatcttcgccgtctctcagacgaaccacagctcacttctgagcacNNNNNNNNNNNNNNNNNNNNNNNNNNNNNNNNNNNNNNNNNNNNNNNNNNNNNNNNNNNNNNNNNNNNNNNNNNNNNNNNNNNNNNNNNNNNNNNNNNNNNNNNNNNNNNNNNNNNNNNNNNNNNNNNNNNNNNNNNNNNNNNNNNNNNNNNNNNNNNNNNNNNNNNNNNNNNNNNNNNNNNNNNNNNNNNNNNNNNNNNNNNNNNNNNNNNNNNNNNNNNNNNNNNNNNNNNNNNNNNNNNNNNNNNNNNNNNNNNNNNNNNNNNNNNNNNNNNNNNNNNNNNNNNNNNNNNNNNNNNNNNNNNNNNNNNNNNNNNNNNNNNNNNNNNNNNNNNNNNNNNNNNNNNNNNNNNNNNNNNNNNNNNNNNNNNNNNNNNNNNNNNNNNNNNNNNNNNNNNNNNNNNNNNNNNNNNNNNNNNNNNNNNNNNNNNNNNNNNNNNNNNNNNNNNNNNNNNNNNNNNNNNNNNNNNNNNNNNNNNNNNNNNNNNNNNNNNNNNNNNNNNNNNNNNNNNNNNNNNNNNNNNNNNNNNNNNNNNNNNNNNNNNNNNNNNNNNNNNNNNNNNNNNNNNNNNNNNNNNNNNNNNNNNNNNNNNNNNNNNNNNNNNNNNNNNNNNNNNNNNNNNNNNNNNNNNNNNNNNNNNNNNNNNNNNNNNNNNNNNNNNNNNNNNNNNNNNNNNNNNNNNNNNNNNNNNNNNNNNNNNNNNNNNNNNNNNNNNNNNNNNNNNNNNNNNNNNNNNNNNNNNNNNNNNNNNNNNNNNNNNNNNNNNNNNNNNNNNNNNNNNNNNNNNNNNNNNNNNNNNNNNNNNNNNNNNNNNNNNNNNNNNNNNNNNNNNNNNNNNNNNNNNNNNNNNNNNNNNNNNNNNNNNNNNNNNNNNNNNNNNNNNNNNNNNNNNNNNNNNNNNNNNNNNNNNNNNNNNNNNNNNNNNNNNNNNNNNNNNNNNNNNNNNNNNNNNNNNNNNNNNNNNNNNNNNNNNNNNNNNNNNNNNNNNNNNNNNNNNNNNNNNNNNNNNNNNNNNNNNNNNNNNNNNNNNNNNNNNNNNNNNNNNNNNNNNNNNNNNNNNNNNNNNNNNNNNNNNNNNNNNNNNNNNNNNNNNNNNNNNNNNNNNNNNNNNNNNNNNNNNNNNNNNNNNNNNNNNNNNNNatgagatttggcttttaaaactcaaaaatcaactttggcatgaaaatagggccacgcgtacgcgcactccacgcgcacgcgcggatggccaaaaactcatcgacgcgcaaacgttatacgcgcgaacgcgcgggttgaaaaatatccaaacggcgcgcaagcgtcagccacgcgtacgcgtgggtgctcttgcgcccaggcacaaaactggcacaactctggcacaactctctagaaaatagctgggcattgggtgcagcgcatcgacgcgcacgcgtggatggtgccttcttgaagaacgacgcgtacgcgccaagtgcgtctacgcgtggagggtcattctgctaaaaattttctaagttaaaagctgcagaatttacagattcaacccccaatcttccgatggacataactttctcattttaaatcatttttcacccgttctttgaacggcatggacatcccggatccaatttcatttctaaacagatttggcacaaaacagagatccgtagtccaagttatgtcccatcaaagtgtgcccaaaaaccatgttttcatacaaaaccacaaggtgccattttcaaaacaagccattttcaactcttttcaaaatcaaccaaaacatgccaatttcaaccctttttgaaatcaatcaaaatgtaccaaaattcacatcaagccatcctcaactcacacattgacactttaccaaaacttaaatgaaacttataccgtacctcttgtagccaaaccaattgagcctcttctttggaattcttcaccaaccttagctccaagccttaccaaagctcctcaagcaatatcaatctcccaattgtgcaccaacatcaccaaatacactaacataaccaatatcacatacatacatcaacttagggctcataaaaatgacaaattacaagggtttgagcacttcttacctcagttcatatgaagtagggatagaacccacttagaatccatgttggagtatccctaaatacccaaaatcataagatttcaacactaactacccaaaaacgtgtaacagtggggaatttcgaaaactgggcagagatgaatggaatactcaccaccaaacttagatagaattgtagaggatgagaagagtgacgcgtggccgcaaacggctcgtcaatcggagctccgtagctcaagttatggtggtttgaagatcaaagagagttaggttttctctcttctcttctctcttctcaaatcagcgccccaacccttctttttagggtaaaatgagctgaaatgctcacaactaatgtttatatatgttgggtcttgggtcttgggaggcccggttcacttatttttgtccgttggcccaattttggaccaaaaccattaagattagcgctctaaatcgcactttaaatatttctacattccctaattataattcttcatttcttaatcttatttacccataatcaatttcctcagctgtagtaccagacagatctcagccggtactgccggtcaaaattccactgttgcaattacctcaatcttactgttgcaatcggcccgcatcctaactctttccttgttggaaatttcttgatacatgccctggtaacccgcacttgtaacatacacctaACCCCAATCGGCACGGCCTATATGGGTGATGACTTCCACATCTCTGACAACTCGAAACATCAGAAGCAGCCACTGCCCGTTTTCCCTTACCGTTTCTTTGGGACTCCTCACTCTTCGCAAAGTTATTCCGTCCTTGGGGAAAGTGTTGTACATATCCTCTCCCCTTAAACTCTTGACCCCTTGTTGGGTATTCTTGATTGTGCTCCCTGCGGTGGGACTCCCGACGGTCATTCTTCGCCTCAACAGCCTTCCTCACACATTCTTCAGCAATACGGCTCTTGTTTACTAACTCTGAAAAAGttcggatctccattggtcccactgaacttaagatgtcgctccggagccctcct from Arachis ipaensis cultivar K30076 chromosome B02, Araip1.1, whole genome shotgun sequence harbors:
- the LOC107627479 gene encoding polypyrimidine tract-binding protein homolog 3-like isoform X1 — encoded protein: MNTLVVLFCRSLENDGRLFINISKFFMLLQIYFIFSFFVYSTVNFIMYLQNCVGFQALIQYQSRQSAVTTRSTLQGRNIYDGCCQLDIQFSNLDELQVNYNNDRSRDFTNPNLPTEQKGRSSQPGYGDARSMYGVQGSGGRGAGGYSQMANAAAIAAAFGGGLPPGVTGTNDRCTILVANLNPDRIDEDKLFNLFTIYGNIVRIKLLRNKPDHALIQMGDGFQAELAVHFL
- the LOC107627479 gene encoding polypyrimidine tract-binding protein homolog 3-like isoform X2, yielding MNTLVVLFCRSLENDGRLFINISKFFMLLQIYFIFSFFVYSTVNFIMYLQNCVGFQALIQYQSRQSAVTTRSTLQGRNIYDGCCQLDIQFSNLDELQVNYNNDRSRDFTNPNLPTEQKGRSSQPGYGDARSMYGVQGSGAGGYSQMANAAAIAAAFGGGLPPGVTGTNDRCTILVANLNPDRIDEDKLFNLFTIYGNIVRIKLLRNKPDHALIQMGDGFQAELAVHFL